TGCAGACAAGGGCATCTGGTAGCGCGCGCGGTATGATCCGTGCGATTCAAGAATCCCATCGGGCAGAAACAAGCATGAATTCGCCTATTTCCACGACTCGGCGCAAGCGCGGTTCCGACGTGTTCCAGACGCTGCGCGACATGGCCATCTCCTACGCACTGAAACCGGGCGAGCGTCTCAACGAAATCGAACTGGCGGAGCAACTCGGCGTGAGCCGCACGCCGGTGCGTGAGGCACTGGCGCGGCTGGCCACGCATGGCTTCCTGGAGGAGTCGAGCCGTGGCTACGTCCGCCGGCCGCTCGACATCCGCGAGATGCAGGACCTGTATGAGGCGCGCGTCGCCGTCGAACGCGAATGCCTGCGGCTTGCGTTCGAGCGTGCGTCAGCGGAGGGAATCGAGGAATTGGCCCGATACCTGGAGCACAGCCGTTCGGTCTCGCCCGATACGCCGGCACAGCAACTCGTTGAACTGGACGAGGGCTTTCATTTGCGTATCGCGGAGTTGTCCGGCAATGCGGAGTTGCGCCGGATGCTGGCCAGCCTGAACGAGCGCATTCGCTTCATCCGCTGGATCGACATGGAGAACGTGGGGCGCGACTCCACCCAGAGCGAGCACGCCGAAATCGTGGACGCGTTGAAGGCGCGCGACTGGCAACGCGCGGAGGCCCGTCTGACCTCGCATATCGCGCTACGCCGCGAGCAGATCGTCGACGCCATCAAGAAGGGCCTGGCGCGCGTCTATCTGGAGGGTGAAGCGGACTGAAGCCGATTGATGCGGATTGATGCGGATTGATGCGGATTGATGCGGGCCTCGCCGGTGGCCCATACATCCGGCGGTCAATCAGGCCGTTCGCATACTCAAGACAGCGTGGCTGGACACCATATCCGCCCAAAGCCGGGTCCGGATGCTGTTCCGTCCGGCCCGTTTGGCTTCATAGAGCAACATATCGGCAGCGGCAATCAACGCGCTTTCGGTGACCTCGGTATCGCTGGCCGAGAAATCGACGGAGAGCACCCCGATGCTGACCGTGGCGCGCATGCTCTTGCCATCGGGGCCGGGCACCTCACTGCCCGCCACCGCGGCGCGCATGTCCTCGGCCAGACTGGCGGCCGACTCGAAGTCCATCTGCGGCATGACGAGCAGGAACTCCTCCCCGCCGTAGCGAACGACGCTGTCCCGTGGCTCGTGGATGCGGTCCTGCAGCAGCATGGCAACGTGCATCAGCACGGCATCGCCACCCTGGTGGCCGTGGTTGTCGTTGACGCGCTTGAAATGGTCGATATCGCAAACCATCAGCGTCAGCCAGCGACGCTCGGCGCGAGCCCGCTCCAGCACCTGCGGCAGCAGCGTCGTGTGCAGATGCCGCCGGTTGAAGCAGGCTGTGAGATGGTCGCGGATGGATAGCGCCTTCAATGTACTGAGCGCCCGATACTCGTCGCGCCACAGCCGGTGATAGCGGCGCGCCGCGATGATGCCGAAGCTGTTGGTCAGCAGCAGAAGCATCGCCATCGTGACTTCGTCGGAGAACCTCGACTCCCCCCTTATCACGGCCAGCGCGATGAAGGCCGCCGTCGCGCCAAGGGCGATGCCAATCGCGGTGATGAGCCGATTTGGGATGAAGACGTAGATGACGATCAGCATGATGCAGAGCGACATCGCGTGCCAGGGCAACTCGCCGGGACGGAACCAGACGACCAGCATGAAGATCGCCATCCCGACGACCTCCGCCGCGCTGGCCACGGCCCGGTGGGCCAGCACCGACTCAGTTTTCCGGCGAATCAGATACAGACCGCCGCAGGCAGTCAGCGCAACGGTGATTCGCCCCAGCAGCAGCACGAGGAACGACGTCCCATAGCCCAGCGCGGCCAGATCGGTCAGGGAAAAGGCCAGATAAAACAGCGAACAGAACACCAGGGTGACCCGCAACGACGCCCGCGTGGTCCGCAGATGGTGTTGCTGAAACTCCCGCTCGAGCCCCGGATCCGAGAACTCGACCCGAACCGGATCAACAACGAAACTCATTTCGACGTCTGCTTCGGACATAAGCGCGTGGGTGACCAGTCGGCCCGGCGGTCATTGAATGTGCGCCATTGTCTCCTATTACAGCCTGGCAGCCGGAAAGAATCCTCAATCCTTGATCTGCCTGGCAGAAGCCCGCGACCTGTCAGATCAGCTCGCGATACAGCACTGACAGCGATTCGCTACCGGGAGCGCCTTCGCGCCACATGCGCGCAGCAAAGGCGTCCTCGAACTCCTCGGTGCCTTCCTCGAACATGTCGTAGACGTTGTCGTGCGACAGCCCCTTCTCCAACACCATCAACGCGGCGTCAACGGCCTTGCGGGCGCGCTCCGGCAGTTGCGGCTGCAGCGCCCTCAGGGCAGCAATCTCGGCTTGCACCTGCTCTTCGGTCTTCATCGTCATGTCGTATTTCCATAGTGTTGGCGGCAGTCGCGCCGGTGGGCATTATGCAACGGGATCGGGCCGGGCAATCGGGGCGCTTGCCCGGCCCGGACGATACGCGGACCCGTGTGCCGTGTCAGCCGCTCGGCGCGCCCAGGCGATACCCCCCTTATTCATTCCCCAGTTCCCTTGCGGCACGCATTACACTTAGCCTGCCGCGTGGCGATCGGGCGACTTCACCCGTGAGCCGGCGCCGCTCGACTTCTGCTTGCTCTACCCCAACAAGGAGATTTGTCATGGCTACCGCGCCCAATCCGTTCACCGATATCACCAAACTGCTGGAACAGTACAAGCTCCCCGGCGTCGACATGACTTCGATCATCGAAGCGCGGCGCAAGGATATCGAAGCCCTCGCGGAGGCCAACAGGATTGCCTATGAGGGCATGCAGGCACTCGTGCAGAAGCAGACTGAAATCCTGAGCAAGAGCATGCAGGAGATTCAGGCCACGGCCCAGAAGATGGCCACGAGTGGCAATCCCGCAGAGGCCATGACCAGGCAGGGCGAATTGGTACAGCAAGGCTTGCAGACAGCCTTCAACAACATGCGCGAACTGGCGGAAATGGCACAGAAATCGCAAGCCGAGGCACTGGCCGTGATCACCAAGCGTGCCGAGCAGAGCATCGCGGAAGCAAAAAGCCTGATGAAGCCGGCGGGCAAGTAGCCCCCTGGCCGCGAAGCCCGGCCTGACCGGTCGGGCCCGCCGGCCCGGAAGCGTCAATGTCTGATCGGACTGGAATACGGCATCAACATGGAGGACCGACTGGTGGCAGGCACCTAGTCCTGCGCGCCATTGCCTCCCGTTCGCCCCGCCTCGCCATCAATGCGCATCCGCGGCAGGAACTGCGGATATTCGCGCTGCATGAAGTCGATCAGCCCCTCACGCACGACGCAGCGAAGATCCCACGCCAGGCCCGAGGATGCAGCGGTGCACAGCACGCGAATCTGCATCGTGCGTTCCGTTGCGTCGGTCACCACCAGGTTGAAAAACCGCCGATCCCACTGGGGCGCATTGTTCACGATGCGCTCCAGCTCCTTGCGCAGCGGCGCCAGCGGCATCCCGTAGTCGACATGGAAGAACACCGAGCCCAGTAGCTGGGAGTTGTTGCGGGTCCAGTTCTGAAATGGCTTTTCGATGAAGTACTGCAGCGGGATGATCAGGCGCCGCTCGTCCCAAATCCGCAGCACCACGTACGTCGCCGTGATTTCCTCGACTCGGCCCCACTCGCCTTCGACGATCAGCACATCGTCGAGCCGGATCGGCTGCGTCAATGCAAGCTGCAACCCCGCGATCATATTGCTGAACACCGTCTTGCCAGCCAGGCCGGCGACCAGCCCGACCACACCTGCCGAGGCCAGCAGGCTGGCGCCGACCTGCCTCGCGCCGGGAAACGTCATCAGCAACATCGCCGCCCCGATCACCACCACCAACGCCATCGCGATGCGCGAGAGCACGCGTGTCTGGGTATGGATGCGGCGGGCATTCATGTTGTCCTCGACATCCACAGGGTGCCGGTCCAGCACGCCCTGCGCGAAGCCGGCAATGACCCGCGCCACGAGCCATGTCATGGCTGCGATCAACAGCAGGCCATTGACATGCCGCACATTGTCGATCCAGCGCAGTTCGTCCGGAGCGGCCTGCCAGACAGTCTGCAACGCGAGCAGCAGCAGAACCGCCTTCGACGGGACCCGCGCCTTGACGACCATGGGATGGAGTATCTGGGCGGAACGCGTGATCCGCAGTAGCAGCAGGCTGCCGATGCGATGTGCCAGCAGCACGACAACGACCGCAACCAGGGCCGCCGTCCACGTGCCAAACCAGGGGTGATCGAAAAGAAGAGGGAGATTCATCGGCGTCCTTCATCAGGGGAGGCGTGATGCCGGTTACGAAGTAACCGACACGACGAATGGACAGAAGTTTCACCGATGTTGTCTGCGCTCCACAGACTTTGCGACGCACGCATCGCACCACGCCTGGTACTCGGCGCAGCACACGCCAGCCATGCAACCGATCAACGGATCAGCCGATACACCAGCCGCGCGGCAACGCGGGCGCTCTGGCCGTCACGGTCGAACTGCGGATTGAACTCCGCAAGGTCTGCCGCGCGCAGCTTGCCGCTACCCCGCACGTGCGTGACGATGGCCTCGATCACGCTGATCGGCACGCCATACGCGGCAGGCGCGGAGACACCGGGCATGACGGCTGCCGGAAGCACGTCGAGATCGATCGTCAGGTAGACATGTGCGGCCTGCGCCAGCATCGCGTCGATCTCGGCCAGCCTGTGGTCGAGATGGCGTTCCTGCATCTCGGTGTCTTCAACGTAGCGCACGCCCAGCGCCTGCGCGTGGGCAAACAGCGATGCAGTGTTGCCGAGCCGGCTGACGCCGAGACACGCATAGTCAAACGGCTGCCCTGCGGCACGGCACGCCTCCGCAATCTGGTCAAACGGTGTGCCGGAACTGCCGGGCCGCGCAGTGCGCAAATCGAAATGCGCATCGAGGTTGAGGATCAGGACGCGGCCCGCGTCGCCCGCCGTATCCAGATGTGCCCTGAGACCCTGCCAGGTGCCCCAGGCCACTTCGTGCCCGCCACCGAGCACGATTGGCAGCGCGCCACGGTCCAGTTGCGCCCTGACGACTTCACTGAGCGCCCGCTGCGTAACTTCAAGCGCATCGCCCTCGCAGCGCACGTCACCGGCATCGTAGAGCGCGGCCACGTCATGTACCGGCAGGCTGGCCAGGGCGCGTCGAATGCCGCGCGGGCCATCGGCCGCACCAACACGACCCTGGTTACGCCTGACGCCTGCGTCGCACGCGAAGCCAATCAGCACAGTCGCACCGGCCAGATCGTCGCTGGCCGCTACGGCCAGCGGCTGGACGATATTGAACAGCCGCCGCGTATCCCCGCGCTCACCGGTATCGGCGCGCCCCTGCCAGACCGCATCAAGGGCCTCGGCTTGCGTCAATGCCGTCATTTGCCGCACGTCCGTTTCACGAAACACTGGTTTCCCGGGCGAGCAGCGCGTCCGCCTTCGGCTTGGCCCGCAGGAACCAGGCCAGCGACAGCAGCACGACCCAGCCCGCGCCAACGTACAGAGCCACGCGCGTGTCCTCGACATACCCCAGCACGCCGATCACGAACAGCATGAAGGCGATCGCCAGCGCCGGACCGACCGGCCACAGCGGCACCTTGAACTTGAGGGCGCGAACCTCTTCGGCCGACAGGCGGCGTCGCATGGCAACCTGCGACAGCAGGATCATCAGCCAGACCCACACGGTGGCGAAGGTCGCAATCGACGCGATGATCACAAACACCTGCTCGGGGATCAGGTAGTTC
This genomic interval from Cupriavidus metallidurans CH34 contains the following:
- a CDS encoding GGDEF domain-containing protein, giving the protein MSFVVDPVRVEFSDPGLEREFQQHHLRTTRASLRVTLVFCSLFYLAFSLTDLAALGYGTSFLVLLLGRITVALTACGGLYLIRRKTESVLAHRAVASAAEVVGMAIFMLVVWFRPGELPWHAMSLCIMLIVIYVFIPNRLITAIGIALGATAAFIALAVIRGESRFSDEVTMAMLLLLTNSFGIIAARRYHRLWRDEYRALSTLKALSIRDHLTACFNRRHLHTTLLPQVLERARAERRWLTLMVCDIDHFKRVNDNHGHQGGDAVLMHVAMLLQDRIHEPRDSVVRYGGEEFLLVMPQMDFESAASLAEDMRAAVAGSEVPGPDGKSMRATVSIGVLSVDFSASDTEVTESALIAAADMLLYEAKRAGRNSIRTRLWADMVSSHAVLSMRTA
- a CDS encoding GntR family transcriptional regulator translates to MNSPISTTRRKRGSDVFQTLRDMAISYALKPGERLNEIELAEQLGVSRTPVREALARLATHGFLEESSRGYVRRPLDIREMQDLYEARVAVERECLRLAFERASAEGIEELARYLEHSRSVSPDTPAQQLVELDEGFHLRIAELSGNAELRRMLASLNERIRFIRWIDMENVGRDSTQSEHAEIVDALKARDWQRAEARLTSHIALRREQIVDAIKKGLARVYLEGEAD
- a CDS encoding phasin family protein, whose protein sequence is MATAPNPFTDITKLLEQYKLPGVDMTSIIEARRKDIEALAEANRIAYEGMQALVQKQTEILSKSMQEIQATAQKMATSGNPAEAMTRQGELVQQGLQTAFNNMRELAEMAQKSQAEALAVITKRAEQSIAEAKSLMKPAGK
- a CDS encoding mechanosensitive ion channel family protein is translated as MNLPLLFDHPWFGTWTAALVAVVVVLLAHRIGSLLLLRITRSAQILHPMVVKARVPSKAVLLLLALQTVWQAAPDELRWIDNVRHVNGLLLIAAMTWLVARVIAGFAQGVLDRHPVDVEDNMNARRIHTQTRVLSRIAMALVVVIGAAMLLMTFPGARQVGASLLASAGVVGLVAGLAGKTVFSNMIAGLQLALTQPIRLDDVLIVEGEWGRVEEITATYVVLRIWDERRLIIPLQYFIEKPFQNWTRNNSQLLGSVFFHVDYGMPLAPLRKELERIVNNAPQWDRRFFNLVVTDATERTMQIRVLCTAASSGLAWDLRCVVREGLIDFMQREYPQFLPRMRIDGEAGRTGGNGAQD
- the hutG gene encoding formimidoylglutamase, which encodes MTALTQAEALDAVWQGRADTGERGDTRRLFNIVQPLAVAASDDLAGATVLIGFACDAGVRRNQGRVGAADGPRGIRRALASLPVHDVAALYDAGDVRCEGDALEVTQRALSEVVRAQLDRGALPIVLGGGHEVAWGTWQGLRAHLDTAGDAGRVLILNLDAHFDLRTARPGSSGTPFDQIAEACRAAGQPFDYACLGVSRLGNTASLFAHAQALGVRYVEDTEMQERHLDHRLAEIDAMLAQAAHVYLTIDLDVLPAAVMPGVSAPAAYGVPISVIEAIVTHVRGSGKLRAADLAEFNPQFDRDGQSARVAARLVYRLIR